The following proteins are encoded in a genomic region of Notolabrus celidotus isolate fNotCel1 chromosome 19, fNotCel1.pri, whole genome shotgun sequence:
- the LOC117831311 gene encoding growth arrest and DNA damage-inducible protein GADD45 gamma-like codes for MQSPGKSLKEALHCAQNEDRLTVGVYESAKIMTDDPDSVSFCVLAVDEEFECDIALQIHFTLIQSFCFDNDISIVRVSDMQRLAEIVGDKAEQLEDAHCVLITNPAEGSWEDPSLEKLHLFCEESRRLNDWVPEIGLPEP; via the exons ATGCAGTCTCCAGGAAAATCTCTGAAGGAAGCTCTGCACTGTGCTCAGAATGAGGATCGACTCACTGTTGGAGTCTACGAGAGCGCTAAAATCATGACTGA TGACCCGGACAGCGTGTCTTTCTGCGTCCTGGCCGTGGATGAGGAGTTTGAGTGTGACATCGCTCTGCAGATCCACTTCACCCTCATCCAGTCCTTCTGTTTCGACAACGACATCAGCATCGTCAGAGTGAGCGACATGCAGCGTCTGGCTGAGATTGTTGGAGACAAGGCTGAGCAGCTTGAAGATGCCCACTGTGTCCTCATCACG AACCCAGCTGAAGGCTCTTGGGAGGACCCCTCTCTGGAGAAGCTGCACCTGTTCTGTGAGGAGAGCCGGCGTCTGAATGACTGGGTTCCCGAGATCGGCCTGCCCGAGCCTTGA